Proteins from a single region of Theobroma cacao cultivar B97-61/B2 chromosome 10, Criollo_cocoa_genome_V2, whole genome shotgun sequence:
- the LOC18587347 gene encoding uncharacterized protein LOC18587347, with protein sequence MSMPRTDKQLSETLVMEILLKLPVKSLVRFKCVRKSWCSSFQTSYFITNYKNNNLNFLVKHIENVPRLSLFSTETEIKKHGGSGVELNLKDKENIPMPVSISSSAPITMFGPCNGLLSLDDGCGITLWNPSTREVKVVPKSSISRPPSAYCTYFSCIGFGFDSNYLIVSFNMAEEVFSTIPFPNFGMSKAECWWSFASFNKALATIVRPREGMGNCRDIWVLNGYLWTKQLTIGPILGDWRPLALWKNGELLLKSENSKLVMFDPSTGKLQDFEIHMPKYTTHLVVYAESIVPIRRK encoded by the exons ATGTCGATGCCAAGAACTGACAAGCAATTATCCGAAACCCTTGTGATGGAAATCCTTTTGAAGCTTCCCGTTAAATCTCTAGTGAGATTTAAGTGTGTTCGCAAATCCTGGTGCTCTTCTTTTCAAACCTCCTATTTTATCACCAACTATAAAAACAACAATCTCAATTTCCTCGTCAAGCATATTGAAAATGTCCCTCGCTTATCCCTGTTTTCAACTGAAacagaaattaaaaaacatgGTGGATCTGGTGTTGAGCTTAATCTAAAAGACAAAGAGAATATCCCTATGCCTGTCTCTATTAGTAGTAGTGCACCAATCACGATGTTTGGTCCATGCAATGGCTTACTTAGTTTGGATGATGGTTGTGGGATTACCCTTTGGAATCCTTCTACGAGAGAAGTTAAGGTTGTTCCTAAATCCAGTATCTCACGGCCTCCTTCCGCATATTGCACTTATTTTTCTTGCATTGGGTTTGGGTTTGATAGCAA TTATCTGATCGTTTCTTTCAACATGGCTGAAGAAGTTTTCTCGACAATACCCTTTCCGAATTTTGGTATGTCTAAGGCCGAATGTTGGTGGAGTTTTGCTTCCTTTAATAAAGCTCTTGCTACAATTGTTCGTCCAAGGGAAGGCATGGGAAATTGTCGTGACATATGGGTCTTGAATGGATATTTATGGACTAAACAACTTACAATTGGGCCTATTCTTGGAGATTGGAGGCCGTTAGCATTGTGGAAGAATGGAGAATTATtgttgaaaagtgaaaacagTAAACTAGTTATGTTTGATCCCAGCACTGGAAAGCTTCAGGATTTTGAAATCCACATGCCTAAGTACACAACGCATCTAGTTGTTTATGCTGAAAGCATTGTTCCAATCAGGAGAAAATGA
- the LOC18587348 gene encoding ribonuclease 1 yields the protein MHNCLLLLAALVFLPFTVGQAPFDLYKLSLRWPPSECNIGQLKCTPTVLNYWVIHGIWPTYENNTAVPKYDKTKNSCAHNPTKENQIKAKLSSIKNTLTQFWPSLRNYAKDKTNLKDWIHEWKFHGQCSDYPTDPLSYFNSALSLRRKNDLAGTRIQPREEPYQAKEIVDAVKQILGATPEITCNTHRPSGMIQLREVRMCFKRAKPPTEPRDCPIQFSGTCNKESDHIRVPPAPSPGHSQVPWLPINIFLLAFCLGIVI from the exons ATGCATAATTGTTTACTTTTGTTAGCTGCCCTGGTTTTTCTTCCATTCACTGTAGGTCAAGCACCTTTTGACCTGTACAAGTTAAGTCTTAGATGGCCTCCTTCTGAATGCAACATTGGCCAACTTAAGTGCACACCGACGGTTCTTAACTATTGGGTTATTCATGGTATTTGGCCTACATATGAGAATAATACAGCAGTCCCCAAGTAtgataaaaccaaaaattctTGTGCTCATAATCCTACAAAGGAAAACCAAATTAAG GCTAAGTTGTCCTCCATTAAAAACACTCTAACACAATTTTGGCCAAGTCTCCGAAATTATGCAAAGGATAAAACAAATCTAAAAGATTGGATCCATGAATGGAAGTTTCATGGCCAATGCTCTGATTACCCAACAGATCCTCTATCATATTTTAACTCTGCCCTATCTCTCAGAAGAAAGAATGACTTAGCAg GTACTAGAATTCAACCTCGAGAAGAACCATATCAAGCAAAAGAGATTGTAGATGCAGTCAAGCAAATTTTGGGTGCAACTCCTGAAATTACATGCAACACACACCGTCCAAGTGGCATGATCCAACTGCGAGAAGTTCGTATGTGCTTTAAAAGAGCCAAGCCCCCTACTGAACCTAGAGATTGCCCCATCCAGTTTTCTGGTACTTGTAACAAGGAATCTGACCATATAAGGGTGCCTCCTGCTCCATCACCAGGACATTCACAAGTACCATGGCTGcctattaatatatttttattggcTTTTTGTTTAGGAATAGTTATTTAG